The following proteins are encoded in a genomic region of Plasmodium sp. gorilla clade G2 genome assembly, chromosome: 2:
- a CDS encoding asparagine--tRNA ligase yields MCEKDDIIVNEEILQKAQEFQVENEKEMQMKKLKPMTEGLLKPQVDLLHISERGSRGRVKICNVLNVPRSEKEYNNNNKVENNYIGKIITVCGWSKAIRKQGGGRFCFVNLNDGSCHLNLQIVVNQCIENYEKLLKCGAGCCFRFTGELIISPVQNDNNKKSLLKENVELALNNNDIHNFEIYGENLDPQKYPLSKKNHGKEFLREVAHLRPRSYFISSVIRIRNSLSIATHLFFQSRGFLYIHTPLITTSDCEGGGEMFTVTTLLNESGDIRTIPKVNLKNKKKEKREDTLNDKNAKKDNVNDTTNNNTCNNSNNNNNDNNNNKISSPQHEESYLIDYKKDFFSKQAFLTVSGQLSLENLCSSMGDVYTFGPTFRAENSHTSRHLAEFWMIEPEIAFADLFDNMELAEAYIKYCIDYVLNNNFHDIYYFEENVEPNLINRLKNILNEDFAKITYTNAIDILKNYSDSFEVKVEWGMDLQSEHERFIAEKIFKKPVIVYNYPKDLKAFYMKLNEDNKTVAAMDVLVPKIGEVIGGSQREDNLERLDKMIKEKNLNIDSYWWYRQLRQYGSHPHAGFGLGFERLIMLVTGVDNIKDTIPFPRYPGHAEF; encoded by the coding sequence atgtGTGAGAAAGACGATATTATTGTGAATGAGGAAATACTACAAAAGGCACAAGAGTTTCAGGTGGAGAATGAGAAGGAAATGCAAATGAAGAAATTGAAACCAATGACTGAAGGGTTATTAAAACCACAGGTAGATTTGTTACATATAAGTGAGAGAGGTAGTCGAGGAAGagtaaaaatatgtaatgtATTAAATGTTCCAAGAAgtgaaaaagaatataataataataataaagtagaaaataattatattggtAAAATAATTACTGTATGTGGTTGGAGTAAAGCTATACGTAAACAAGGAGGTGGAAGATTTTGTTTTGTAAATTTGAATGATGGATCATGTCATTTAAATTTACAGATTGTTGTAAATCAGTGTATAGAAAATTATgagaaattattaaaatgtggAGCAGGTTGTTGTTTTCGTTTTACAGGTGAATTAATTATATCACCTGTTcagaatgataataataaaaagagtttattaaaagaaaatgtagAATTagcattaaataataatgatattcataattttgaaatatatggTGAAAATTTAGATCCTCAGAAATATCCATTATCTAAAAAAAATCACGGGAAAGAATTTCTTAGAGAAGTGGCACATCTAAGACCTAGAAGTTATTTTATTAGTTCAGTAATTAGAATTAGAAACTCTTTATCTATTGCtacacatttattttttcaaagtagaggattcttatatattcatacacCACTTATAACTACTTCAGATTGTGAAGGAGGAGGAGAAATGTTTACAGTCACTACTCTTTTAAATGAAAGTGGTGATATTCGTACAATACCAAAGGTTAATCTCAAAAAcaagaaaaaggaaaaacgTGAAGATACtcttaatgataaaaatgcaaaaaaggataatgtaaatgatactacaaataataatacatgtaataatagcaacaacaacaataatgataataataataataaaatttcttCTCCACAACATGAAGAGAGTTATCTTAttgattataaaaaagattttTTTAGTAAACAAGCTTTTTTAACAGTAAGTGGACAATTGTCATTAGAAAATTTATGTTCATCTATGGGAGATGTATATACCTTTGGACCCACATTTAGAGCTGAAAATTCTCATACATCTAGACATCTAGCTGAATTTTGGATGATAGAACCCGAAATCGCTTTTGCAGATTTATTCGATAATATGGAATTAGCTGAAgcttatataaaatattgtatcgattatgtattaaataataattttcatgatatatattattttgaagaaAATGTAGAACCCAATTTAATCAAtagattaaaaaatatattaaatgaagatTTTGCGAAAATTACTTATACTAATGCTatagatattttaaaaaattattcagaTTCATTCGAAGTTAAAGTTGAATGGGGAATGGATTTACAATCAGAACATGAAAGATTTATAGctgaaaaaatttttaaaaaacctGTTATTGTTTATAATTATCCAAAAGATCTAAAAGCATTCTATATGAAATTAAATGAGGATAATAAAACAGTTGCTGCTATGGATGTTCTTGTACCTAAAATTGGAGAAGTCATTGGTGGATCGCAAAGAGAAGATAATTTAGAACGATTagataaaatgataaaagaaaaaaatctaAATATAGATAGTTATTGGTGGTATCGACAACTAAGACAATATGGATCACATCCACATGCAGGATTTGGTTTAGGTTTTGAAAGATTAATTATGTTAGTAACAGGGGttgataatataaaggaTACCATACCATTCCCTAGATATCCTGGTCATGCagaattttaa
- a CDS encoding GDP-fructose:GMP antiporter, putative, with protein sequence MRNNLIVFICITLYLISSITSVFINKYVLMENIIDSVLLIFVQHISCLMFMFFFKDIFFLKKKRNEKNIKEYIISLYKGIKELWPLIITFNFTLVFGNICLKYTNISFYQLARSMTLPFNFFFSYFFFKQIKFNLLMIISCIIVSIGFFIFSLDAVNTNYNSVLYGTIVSIIQAIHLNLIKEKLIIYKDKMLMLYYNLIYSSIILFIYLFITRDILVLVNLDKRLTFYLILSCISSIFVTFSSFLCIHYTDNVVFNMFGNVKSTVQTFMSKYYNSENFNTHTMIGIILTTLGSCIYTCSNEYSKKSKIKSK encoded by the exons atgagaAATAATTTGATTGTGTTTATTTGTATAACCTTGTATTTAATATCATCCATAACGTCTgtgtttataaataaatatgtgttaatggaaaatattatagatagtgttttattaatatttgtacAACATATATCTTGTTTGatgtttatgtttttttttaaagatatattttttttaaaaaaaaaaagaaatgaaaaaaatattaaagaatatattatttctttatataaaggAATAAAAGAGTTATGGCCATTAATTATAACATTTAATTTTACATTAGTTTTTggaaatatatgtttaaaatatacaaacatATCTTTTTATCAGCTAGCCAGATCTATGACCTTAccattcaatttttttttttcttactttttttttaaacaaattaaatttaatcttttaatgataatatcaTGTATCATAGTGTCCATAggatttttcattttttctctCGACGCCGTAAATACAAATTATAATTCGGTATTATACg GTACCATCGTTTCAATTATTCAGGCTATACACCTTAATTTGATAAAGGagaaattaattatatacaaaGATAAAATGCTCATGTTATATtacaatttaatatattcttcaattattttatttatatatttgtttataacAAGAGATATACTTGTCCTAGTGAATTTGGATAAGCGACTTACCTTCTATCTTATTTTATCAt gTATATCCTCCATATTTGTTACCTTCTCTTCTTTTCTTTGCATTCATTATACAGATAATGttgtttttaatatgtttGGTAATGTAAAATCTACTGTACAAACATTTATGagtaaatattataactCAGAAAATTTTAATACACACACCATGATAGGAATAATATTAACCACCTTGGGATCGTGTATATATACGTGTTCTAATGAATATTCAAAGAAAAGCAAAATCAAGAGCAAATGA